The sequence GCGGAACAGGAGCGGCGGCGCGAGGACGACCGAAGGGAGAGGATGTAGCTCCCTTCTGGAACAGACCTGCCCCGGCAGTTGCCGGCTGTGCGGGAGCTGCGCTAGGCGGCTTCGCTGCGAAAGAAGGCATACGGAAGGGAGATGCACCAGGTGCGGGCTGCTGCGGCTGAGCAGGAGCGGCGGCCTTGACGGAAACACCTTCCTTGGTGAGGGACACATCGTGAACGCCAGTGTTGTTGGCGGTGGCTGCAGCCTGATGCAAGAAACCCTGCTTGACGTTAAACTTTTCAATGACCAGCATAGCGATGGTCTTAAGAGTGGTCACAACACCCTTACCGTTATGGGCGGTGGCCGGGAAGAACGGCACGCTACGGGGATTCAGTTCGGCGTTCAATTCGTCGAGGGTAAACACGTTATCCATATCGCGCTTGTTGTACTGGAGCACGAAGGGCATATCGTCAAGATCCATGCCGTAGTCCTGAAGGTTCTGGCGAAGGTTCTGCAAGCTTTCCAAGTTTTCAGCCTGACGAGAACGCTGGGAGTCGGCAACGAACACGATACCGTCTACACCGCGAAGCACCAGCTTACGGGTACTGTTATAATAGACCTGACCAGGAACAGTATAGAGCTGGAAACGAGTCTTGAAGCCCTTAATATCACCGAGGTTCAACGGCAAAAAGTCGAAGAACAAGGTACGGTCACCTTCGGTAGCGAGGGACACCATGTCGGTACGCTTGTCCTGAGGCATCTTCTGGTGGATCACCTGCAAATTGGTGGTCTTACCACTAAGACCCGGGCCATAATAAACAACTTTACAACTAATTTCTCTTGTAGCAAAATTAATCGAAGACATTATACATCCTTGATATTTTCTGAAGGACAATCTAATAAAAGAATAAGCAATTTTTTGCGGGCCATTGCAAAAAAAGCCCTTTATTCGGCCAAAATTCGCACTTTTTATATTCCAAACAAAAAGATTCCCTCCGCGAAAACGGAAGGAACCTTCAATTTTCAAATGCAGTACAGTCTATCTTCGTGCAGAAAGGCAAAAATTTTCACCACAAGAATCGCAAGATGACACTACTTGGTCGGAATGAAAACCGAAAATAGGAGAAATTCTAAATACACAAAAGACCAGAGTATAAAGACATACTCCGGCACTTTTGTAAAATCAATCGATTTGCTTCGCTAATTAAGCGAGAGCGTTAACGATCTTAGCAGCCTTAGCCTTGTAGTTGGCAGCGCGGTTTGCGCAGAAACCGGCACGATGCTTGGCAGCAGCCTTATCGAGCTGGCTGAACAAGTTCGGCAATTCCTTCAGAGCTTCTTCCTTAGTAGCAGCAGAACGGATAACCTTCAGGCTAGTACGGATAGCAGAACGGCAGGAACGGTTCATGGCATTGGCCTTTTCGGCCTGGATCAAACGCTTTTTGCAAGATTTGTGTTGAGGCACCTTATTATCTCCGGGTGAAAACCTACTTAAAAATGTTGGCTCAAAGTTAGTAAATGTTTGAGATTTTTCAAGGGGTCACAAAAATTTTCTATTTTTTAGACCATGATTCCCTTTGTAAACCTTGTTGCTCAACGAAATACATACCGCAAAGAATTCGAGGAAATGGAGAAATCCGTTCTTGACAGCGGTTGTTTTATCGGTGGCGAACAGGTTGCAAATTTAGAAAAGGAACTTTCCCAGCATATCGAGAAATCCCTTGAAAACGGGCGAAAAATCCATACTATCGCCTGTGGAAGCGGAACGGACGCCCTGACCATCGCCCTGATGGCCCTCGGATTGAGCGTCGGAGACGAGGTTATTGTACCCGACTTCACCTTTATTGCCCCAGCGGAATGCGTGGCTTTTTTAGGTGGAACGCCCAGATTTGCCGACATCGACATCCAGACCCTGCAGATTTCGCCGGTCAGCGTAGAAAAACTGATTACCCCAAAGACCAAGGGTATTATCGCCGTAAACCTTTTCGGTCAGTGCGTCCCCTTTGCAGAACTGCGCAAAATCGCCGAAAAACATAATCTTTGGATTATCGAGGACTCCGCCCAGGCCTTCGGCGCCACCCAGAACGGCAGAGCAGCCTGCACTTTCGGCGACATCGCCATTACCAGTTTCTACCCCACCAAGCCCCTGGGTTGCTACGGCGACGGCGGCGCCTTGTTTACCTGCAGCGAAACTTTGGCAGAAAAAATTCGCATGATCGCAAACCACGGCAGCAAGGGACACTACAATCACGAGATTATCGGCATCAACAGCCGACTGGACGCTTTACAGGCAGCCATTTTGCGGGTAAAGCTTCGCCATTTAGATGAGGAATTGAAAGTACGCCAGCAAAATGCAGCCAAGTACGACGCATTTTTCAAAAATTGGGAGGGCGTTGTTCCCCAAAAGACAGCCGAAGGGAACACAAGCACTGTGGCCCAGTATACGCTTCTGGTTCAGGACCGCGAGGCATTTATTGCCAAGCTTAACGCCGCCCAGGTTCCGTTCTGCATCCACTACCCTGCCACCCTGCAAAGTCAGAAATGCTTTGCAGAGGAAGGCGTTGCGGCCCCAAACGCCACCTTGGCCTGCACCCAGGCCATCAGCCTTCCCGTATGCGCCTTCACCGACGTTGACGAAATAATTCGACGTATACAGACGCAAACAAAAGTCTAAAAAACACCCTACAAAGCCCCTTCGCTAATTGCTAAAATTGGCGCCATGAAAGGGACTCAAGTCAAAGACCGTTCTCTCCTCAGCCTCTCGTGGCCGCTGATATTCACCTTCGCCGTGAATATGATCCAGCCCATGATGGACAGCTGGTTCTTGTCACGAACTTCCGAAGAAGCTGCCGCAGGCGTCGGTGCATTGATGCCCGTTCTCGCAGCCTTGTTTACCGCCATCAACGCATTCTCCCAGGCAGGAGCAAGCATCGCCTCCCAGTACATGGGCGCCGAGCAGAACAGTCACGCCCGCTCCACCAAGACCATGGTGCTTTGCGGAAGCTTGATGGTCGGCCTTCTGATGACTTTAGCCATCATTCCCTTGTCCGGGCGCATTCCCGTTTGGATGGGCCTGCAGGGCGCACCTGTTATTTATGCCCAGCAGTTCATGTCGGTGGTGGCATTCGGCTTTGCCTTCAGGGCGCTGCAGTCCTCCCTTACCGCCTTTGTGGCAACCCACGGCCTCACCGTATGGAACCTGATAGGAAACATCATCACCATCGTCAGCAACGCCGCCATGAACTACGTGTTCCTGAATGGACTTTTCGGACTGCCCAAGATGGGAGCCCGAGGCGTGGGCTTGGCCACCGCACTTTCCTGGCTGATTTCTTCCGCAATCCTCTGGTGCGTTCTGCGTTACAAGATCCAGCACAAGACCCACCGCCGCGACCTGAAGCGTTCCCGCGCCATTTTGCCAGACTGGATCCGCATTGGCTTTCCTGCCGCCGCAGAGCCCATCAGTTTCCAGCTGTTCAACGTGTTCATCACTTCTATGGTGGCGCACTTGGGAACCCTGGCCATGACCGCCCGCGTCTTTGCGGGAAACTTCGCCGCTTTGTCTGTAATTCTAGGCATCGGCCTCGGCAATGGAAACCAGATTCTTGTGGCCCACTTGGTCGGCGCAAAGGAATTCAAGACTGCAAACCAGAGAGTTCATCAAACCATCTTAATCAGCTGCATCAGCGGTCTTATTTTGTCTGTAATCATGGCACTTTGCGGAACCCACCTGATTGGAATTTTTACAGATAATCCCGACGTGATTGCATTGGGCCAGATGTGCCTTTGGTGCGATGTGGCGGTGCAACCCTTCAAGGCAGTAAACTTTGTTCTAACCACATCCATGCGAGCCGCTGGCGATTCTAAGTTCCCAGCATTTGTCGGAAGCGGCATGATGTGGACTTTGGGCGTAGGCACAGCACTGTTCCTGGCATTCGTTCTTGACCTTGGCCTTCCCGGTCTTTGGCTGGGCATGGCTGCCGACGAATTCTACAGATCCATCGCAAACTACTACCGTTGGCGCAGCGGAAAGTGGCAGAGCAAGGCCGTGGTTTAAGCCTCGCAAATGGTCTCTGAGAACGTCGCGGCAAAAAACGCGGACCTCGACTTTTTCTATCTTTGCCGCCGTGGCTTTTTACTCTAACGAAATCATCCAACAGCTGAAAACTCAGGCGGATATTGCAACCGTCATTGAGAATTTTGTGCCGTTGAAGCGTTCCGGAAACGGGCGCTATCTTGGAGTATGCCCCTTCCACAACGACCGTTCCCCCTCCATGAATGTGAACCCCAGTTTGGGCATTTACAAATGCTTTGCCTGCGGTGCTGCCGGCGACGTTTTCAAGTTCGTCCAAGAGCACGAAAAACTGGATTTCAAGGGTGCAGTGGAATGGGTCGCCAACTTTACGGGTTTTGCCCTTCCCTCCTTGGGTGCTCCCGAAAATGCGGAAATCGTTGAGGAACGCGAACGGGTTCGCCGATTGAACGAACTGGCCTGCGAATGGTTCGAGCAGCAGCTCACCATGAGTCAAAAAGCACAGGCCTACTTGAACAGCCGCCACATTACCGAGGAAACCCGCAAGCGTTTCCATATCGGTTACGCCCCCGATGGTCGCGAAGGTTTTATTAGTCACGCCGTCAAGAACGGATTTTCTCCCTTGGATTGCGTGAAGGCTGGTCTTGCCGTAGAAAAGGAACACGGAGGTATTTCCGACAAGTTCCGCGATCGTCTGATGATCGCCATCCAAAACATTTCCGGCATGATCGTTGCCTTTGGTGGCCGTGACCTCAGCGAAAACAAGGACCCCAATTTTAAGCCGGCAAAGTACATGAACAGTCCGGAATCCGCCCTTTACCACAAGAGCGACATTCTATTCGGATTGAATCATGCCCGTCAAAGCATAGCCAAGGAGCAGGCCGTCATTATCGTAGAAGGCTACTTCGACATGATTAGCCTTTACCAAGGTGGCGTTACCAACGTGGTAGCCGCCTCCGGAACCGCCTTGACCGAAACCCACGCCAGCATTCTGGCACGTTACGCCAAAACAGCTTACTTGGTTTTTGACGGCGACGCTGCTGGTCAAAAGGCTACTTTGCGCAGTTTGGAAATCGTGCTTCCCAAGGGAATCGCCCCACGAGTGTTTGCATTGTCCCGTCCGGACGGCACCAAGATCGACCCTGACAACTTTGTAAACGAACAGGGTCCCGAAGCATTTAGAAACGCTTTGTCCACCGCAGACGACTGGCTGAACTATCTCGCCAGTCAAAAGGACTTGCGCCGCCCCGAAGAAAGGGCAAACTTTGTAAGCTACGCCAAATCCCTGGTAAAGAGCATTGGCGATCGTGAACTTCAGAACCAATACCTGAAGCTTATTTCGGAACGATTCAACACAGACCGTTCACTGGCGCAGGTCCGCCCCATCAAGCAGGAAAAGCGACTGCCCCAGCAGAGCGCCGCGCCCCAGGTCCAGGAAATTTCCGTTCCCTGGCACGCCATTCCCCCTATCGAAATTCGCTTTGCCACTTTGCTGTTGCGCAACCCCACCTTGATGGACCGCGCACTGGAATACTTCGACATGGACTGGGCCACCAGCGGCATCCAGATGTTCGAATCCCCCATCGTGGAAGAATTCGTCAATACGGTGGTGGCTTTGTACGCAGAAACAGGCACCCATTCTCCCCAGCTTTTGTACGAGAATGTTTCTCCTGAAATGCAAGCATTCATTGAAGGCCTTTCCGAAGAACAGTGGAAGCCCCCTCAGGAAATTTACGAGTTCTACCAGACGCTGACGGTGCTTTCCACAAAGCTTTGCGACCGTCAGAAGAAGGCTTTGCCCTTGGATACTATGGAACGCGTCAACGCCCGCATGAAGATGACGAAGTTCACCCAAGGAATGCAGACTTTGAACAACCTGCTGAACGCTGAAAAAATCCAGATTGATGCCTTTGCCGATCAAGTTGTCCGCAGCAAGTCACAGCTGATTATGTTCCAGGCAGCGCTTTCTGACGAGCAAGTTTTAGTTGCACAAGCAGCACCGAATCCCCAGCCGGCCATGAGCGCGCCAACCCCGGTTACACAGCAAACGGCACCCACCATGAGTGCGCCTGCTCCGCATCCGGGATCGGCTAATAGCGCGCCGGAGCCGCCTCCCGAAAGTTTCAATGAGGAGCCCCCTGAAGGATTCGGAGACGAACCGCCGCCAGGCTTTGACGAAGAACCGCCTGAAGAAGCCTATTCCTTTGACGATGGTGGTTTCGGCAACGACGATGAGGGCTTCTAGGCCACGCTGCAAATCACAAGGCCCGCGAACTGGACGCAAAAAGAGTTTTAAAACGAGGAAATCATGTTAAGTATCAAGAATCTTAAGGCAAGTATTGAAGACGGCACCCAAATCCTTAAGGGTATCAACTTGGAAGTAAAGCCCGGCGAAGTCCACGCCATCATGGGCCCTAACGGAAGCGGCAAGAGCACCCTTTCCAAGGTCATTGCAGGCCACCCCGCCTACACCGTGAACGATGGTGTCGTTGAACTTGACGGCAAGAACCTCTTGGATATGGAAATCTGCGAACGCGCCAACTCCGGTCTGTTCATCAGCACCCAGTACCCCACCGAAATTCCCGGCGTAAACAACGTGGAATTTTTGAAGATGGCGCTGAACTCCAAGCGTAACTTCCTGGGACTGCCAGAAATGAGCGACGCCGACTTCAAGAACCTTTGCGAAGAAAAGATGCAGCTTTTGGAAATGGACGACCGTTACCGTGACCGTGGCGTCAACGAAGGATACTCCGGCGGCGAAAAGAAACGTAACGAAATCCTCCAGATGGCTATTCTCGACCCTAAGGTTTCCTTCTTGGACGAAACCGACTCCGGCCTGGACATTGATGCGCTCCGCATTGTGGCAAACGGCATCAACCATATCATGAGTCCCGAAAAGGCAGTGATTCTCGTGACCCATTACCAGCGCTTGCTGGACTACATCAAGCCCACCTACGTTCACGTGCTGCGCCACGGTAAGATTATTCTGAGCGGTGGTCCGGAACTGGCC comes from Fibrobacter sp. and encodes:
- a CDS encoding GTPase domain-containing protein translates to MSSINFATREISCKVVYYGPGLSGKTTNLQVIHQKMPQDKRTDMVSLATEGDRTLFFDFLPLNLGDIKGFKTRFQLYTVPGQVYYNSTRKLVLRGVDGIVFVADSQRSRQAENLESLQNLRQNLQDYGMDLDDMPFVLQYNKRDMDNVFTLDELNAELNPRSVPFFPATAHNGKGVVTTLKTIAMLVIEKFNVKQGFLHQAAATANNTGVHDVSLTKEGVSVKAAAPAQPQQPAPGASPFRMPSFAAKPPSAAPAQPATAGAGLFQKGATSSPFGRPRAAAPVPRMPTFGRDVAKPNNEGDDEIELRPYVPKKK
- the rpsT gene encoding 30S ribosomal protein S20; the encoded protein is MPQHKSCKKRLIQAEKANAMNRSCRSAIRTSLKVIRSAATKEEALKELPNLFSQLDKAAAKHRAGFCANRAANYKAKAAKIVNALA
- a CDS encoding DegT/DnrJ/EryC1/StrS family aminotransferase is translated as MIPFVNLVAQRNTYRKEFEEMEKSVLDSGCFIGGEQVANLEKELSQHIEKSLENGRKIHTIACGSGTDALTIALMALGLSVGDEVIVPDFTFIAPAECVAFLGGTPRFADIDIQTLQISPVSVEKLITPKTKGIIAVNLFGQCVPFAELRKIAEKHNLWIIEDSAQAFGATQNGRAACTFGDIAITSFYPTKPLGCYGDGGALFTCSETLAEKIRMIANHGSKGHYNHEIIGINSRLDALQAAILRVKLRHLDEELKVRQQNAAKYDAFFKNWEGVVPQKTAEGNTSTVAQYTLLVQDREAFIAKLNAAQVPFCIHYPATLQSQKCFAEEGVAAPNATLACTQAISLPVCAFTDVDEIIRRIQTQTKV
- a CDS encoding MATE family efflux transporter; protein product: MKGTQVKDRSLLSLSWPLIFTFAVNMIQPMMDSWFLSRTSEEAAAGVGALMPVLAALFTAINAFSQAGASIASQYMGAEQNSHARSTKTMVLCGSLMVGLLMTLAIIPLSGRIPVWMGLQGAPVIYAQQFMSVVAFGFAFRALQSSLTAFVATHGLTVWNLIGNIITIVSNAAMNYVFLNGLFGLPKMGARGVGLATALSWLISSAILWCVLRYKIQHKTHRRDLKRSRAILPDWIRIGFPAAAEPISFQLFNVFITSMVAHLGTLAMTARVFAGNFAALSVILGIGLGNGNQILVAHLVGAKEFKTANQRVHQTILISCISGLILSVIMALCGTHLIGIFTDNPDVIALGQMCLWCDVAVQPFKAVNFVLTTSMRAAGDSKFPAFVGSGMMWTLGVGTALFLAFVLDLGLPGLWLGMAADEFYRSIANYYRWRSGKWQSKAVV
- the dnaG gene encoding DNA primase, which produces MAFYSNEIIQQLKTQADIATVIENFVPLKRSGNGRYLGVCPFHNDRSPSMNVNPSLGIYKCFACGAAGDVFKFVQEHEKLDFKGAVEWVANFTGFALPSLGAPENAEIVEERERVRRLNELACEWFEQQLTMSQKAQAYLNSRHITEETRKRFHIGYAPDGREGFISHAVKNGFSPLDCVKAGLAVEKEHGGISDKFRDRLMIAIQNISGMIVAFGGRDLSENKDPNFKPAKYMNSPESALYHKSDILFGLNHARQSIAKEQAVIIVEGYFDMISLYQGGVTNVVAASGTALTETHASILARYAKTAYLVFDGDAAGQKATLRSLEIVLPKGIAPRVFALSRPDGTKIDPDNFVNEQGPEAFRNALSTADDWLNYLASQKDLRRPEERANFVSYAKSLVKSIGDRELQNQYLKLISERFNTDRSLAQVRPIKQEKRLPQQSAAPQVQEISVPWHAIPPIEIRFATLLLRNPTLMDRALEYFDMDWATSGIQMFESPIVEEFVNTVVALYAETGTHSPQLLYENVSPEMQAFIEGLSEEQWKPPQEIYEFYQTLTVLSTKLCDRQKKALPLDTMERVNARMKMTKFTQGMQTLNNLLNAEKIQIDAFADQVVRSKSQLIMFQAALSDEQVLVAQAAPNPQPAMSAPTPVTQQTAPTMSAPAPHPGSANSAPEPPPESFNEEPPEGFGDEPPPGFDEEPPEEAYSFDDGGFGNDDEGF
- the sufC gene encoding Fe-S cluster assembly ATPase SufC, producing MLSIKNLKASIEDGTQILKGINLEVKPGEVHAIMGPNGSGKSTLSKVIAGHPAYTVNDGVVELDGKNLLDMEICERANSGLFISTQYPTEIPGVNNVEFLKMALNSKRNFLGLPEMSDADFKNLCEEKMQLLEMDDRYRDRGVNEGYSGGEKKRNEILQMAILDPKVSFLDETDSGLDIDALRIVANGINHIMSPEKAVILVTHYQRLLDYIKPTYVHVLRHGKIILSGGPELALKLEEQGYDWIEEK